AGGTCGATACCCATCTCGAATTTGATATGATGGATGTGTCGAGCTATGGTGAAGGATTTGTTTCATCCGGCGAAGTGAAGATCGTCAAGGACCTGAACACCAGCGTGGCAGGACGTGACCTTCTGATCGTTGAAGATATTATCGACAGCGGCACGACGCTGCATTATCTCGTGAACCTGTTTTATCACCGCGGTGCGAACTCCGTGAAGATCGTCACGCTGCTCGACAAGCCGGACGGCCGCACGGCGGACGTGAAGGCCGATCTCGCCGGCTTTATCGTACCGGATAAGTTCGTTGTCGGCTACGGTCTTGATTATATTGAAAAATACCGCAACCTCCCATTTGTCGGTGTACTGAAACCGGAAGTGTATCAGGGCAAATGAATTGTAGGAAGCAAAAGGAATATGATACGATATTTGAGATGTACGTGGGAGGAGGCTTATTATGAACCGTATTTTCAGTAATACGTTATTCTTCCTGCTGATTTTTCTCGTGATCGTCGGTATCGTCAGTCTGTTTTCGCAAGAACCTGGTGATACGTCTGAGATGTCTTTTACGGAATTCAAGCAGGAGTTCCAGGAAGGGAATGTGGAATCGTTATCCATTCAGCCCAATCTGGATGTATATTCAGCCCGCGGTCAGCTTGAAGGCGCGGCGGAAGATGAGTTTTTTACAGTAAACATACCGGATCTTCAGGTTTTCCTTGAAGATATCGTGACTGCAAGCGGAAGTGAAAGCCTGAACGAATTGACCATTGAGCCGGCGGATGAGCCGAGCGGCTGGATTACATTCTTCACGGTACTGATTCCGTTTATCATTATCTTTATCCTCTTCTTCTTCCTGATCAGCCAGTCTCAGGGTGGCGGCAGCAAGGTGATGAACTTCGGTAAGAGTAAGGCGAAGCTCGTCAGTGAAGACAAGAAGAAGGCCCGGTTTAAAGACGTGGCCGGTGCGGATGAAGAGAAGCAGGAACTCGAAGAAGTCGTCGAATTCCTGAAAGAACCGCGCAAGTTCGCGGAGATCGGTGCCCGTATTCCAAAAGGGGTGCTCCTTGTCGGACCTCCGGGTACAGGTAAGACGCTGATTGCCCGTGCGGTTGCCGGGGAAGCAGGCGTACCGTTCTTCTCCATCAGCGGTTCGGATTTCGTTGAGATGTTCGTCGGTGTCGGGGCATCCCGTGTCCGTGACCTCTTCGAAAATGCGAAGAAGAATGCGCCGTGTATCATTTTCATCGATGAAATTGACGCAGTCGGACGTCGCCGTGGCGCAGGCCTTGGCGGTGGACACGATGAGCGTGAACAGACACTGAACCAGCTTCTCGTTGAGATGGACGGTTTCGGTGTGAACGAAGGGATCATTCTGATCGCGGCGACGAACCGTGCAGACATCCTTGACCCGGCGCTCCTCCGTCCTGGCCGTTTCGACCGTCAGATTATGGTCGGGCGACCGGATGTCAAAGGACGCGAAGCCGTCCTTGAAGTCCATGCAAAGAATAAGCCGCTTGCTGACGATGTGGAACTGAAGACGATCGCTCAGCGGACGCCAGGATTCTCCGGTGCGGATCTCGAGAACCTTCTGAACGAAGCGGCACTCGTTGCAGCCCGTACGGATAAGAAAAAAATTGACATGGAATCCGTTGAGGAAGCCATTGACCGTACCATTGCCGGACCGTCGAAGAAGAGCCGTGTCATCTCTGAAAAAGAGAAGAATATCGTCGCTCACCACGAAGCGGGTCATACCGTTGTCGGCGTGAAGCTTGTCAATGCGGATATGGTTCACAAGGTGACGATCGTACCGCGCGGTCAGGCCGGCGGATATGCGATGATGCTTCCTAGAGAGGACCGCTACTTCATGACGAAGCCGGAACTGATCGACAAGATCGTTGGACTCCTCGGGGGCCGTGTTGCCGAAGAAGTCATGTTTGACGAAGTGAGCACAGGTGCTCACAATGACTTCCAGCGTGCGACAGGCATCGCCCGTAAGATGGTCATGGAATACGGCATGAGTGATAAGCTCGGTCCGGTCCAGTTCGGTAACTCTCAGGGTGAAGTCTTCCTCGGCCGCGACATTAACAGCGAACAGAATTACAGTGAAGCGATCGCTCACGAGATTGATATGGAAGTGCAGCGCATCATCAAAGAAGCGTACGCGTACTGTAAAGAAATTCTGACGGAGCATAAAGATAAGCTCGAACTGGTCGCGCAGATGCTCATTGAATATGAGACGCTCGATGCCGAACAGATCTATTCCCTTGTGGAAGAGGGCAAGATGCCGGAAAACCATCATATGATCAAAAAGCTGAACGGAGAATCAGAAGAGCAACAAGTCGATTCTGACGAACAGCATAAAGAGGATGATGCGTCTGAATCGGATGGGGAAACCGCTGAAAGCGGGGACACTTCGGAGGTAGACAAGGCGGATCAGCCAACTGATACGGAAGATGCCGGTGACAGAGACGAACCATCGACAGACGATGATGAGCGCAAGTAAAACCGGTAATCAGGAGGGTGTCTCATGGACACCCTCTTTTCTTCATCCAAAAGCAAGGGAAAGCCCTGCATCGATAAGGAGGCAATGCTGATGAAGCTGGTGATGGACATCGGAAACACAACAATCTCGATCGGGCTCTACAAAAAACAGACGCGGATCGCCGAGTGGACGGTACAGACAGACTATGAGAAAACCGTCGATGAGTACGGCGTTCTCCTCGGTCAGTTATTCATGATGAACAATCTCCTCACGTCTGAGGTGAAGCGCATTATGGTGTCTTCTGTCGTGCCGCCCCTTGATGAGACGATCCGTCAGGTCTGTGCGCGCTATTTGGCGATTGAACCGGTATTCGTCGGTCCGGGTGTGAAGACCGGGCTCAATATCAGTACGGAGAACCCGAGAGAAGTGGGGAGTGACCGGATTGTCAATGCGGTCGCGGCACTCGAACACTATACGCCGCCTTTGATTGTCGTTGATTTCGGGACGGCGACGACGGTCTGCTATGTGAATGCAAAGCGTCAGTATGTGGGTGGCGTCATTGCACCGGGGATGAGCATTGCCATGGACGCACTTTATGACAAAGCGTCGAAGCTTCCGAAGATCGACCTCACGGCAACGGACAGCGTCATTGGCCGCAATACGACCGACGCGATGCGGAGCGGTTATTTATACGGTTACCTCGGCCAAATGGAGGGAATTGTACAAAGGATGAAGGATGAACAGGGCGAAGCCACCGTGGTGGCGACGGGGGATCACGCGGTGATTCTCGGTGAGCACTCCCGCCTGATTGATCACGTTCATCCGCATTTAACACTCGACGGACTGGCAATTCTTGATGAACGCCAGCCC
This genomic window from [Bacillus] selenitireducens MLS10 contains:
- the hpt gene encoding hypoxanthine phosphoribosyltransferase, with the protein product MTMKDDILEVLVSEEEIQEKVAELGGEITKMYEGKFPLVIGILKGCLPFMGDLIQKVDTHLEFDMMDVSSYGEGFVSSGEVKIVKDLNTSVAGRDLLIVEDIIDSGTTLHYLVNLFYHRGANSVKIVTLLDKPDGRTADVKADLAGFIVPDKFVVGYGLDYIEKYRNLPFVGVLKPEVYQGK
- the ftsH gene encoding ATP-dependent zinc metalloprotease FtsH, giving the protein MNRIFSNTLFFLLIFLVIVGIVSLFSQEPGDTSEMSFTEFKQEFQEGNVESLSIQPNLDVYSARGQLEGAAEDEFFTVNIPDLQVFLEDIVTASGSESLNELTIEPADEPSGWITFFTVLIPFIIIFILFFFLISQSQGGGSKVMNFGKSKAKLVSEDKKKARFKDVAGADEEKQELEEVVEFLKEPRKFAEIGARIPKGVLLVGPPGTGKTLIARAVAGEAGVPFFSISGSDFVEMFVGVGASRVRDLFENAKKNAPCIIFIDEIDAVGRRRGAGLGGGHDEREQTLNQLLVEMDGFGVNEGIILIAATNRADILDPALLRPGRFDRQIMVGRPDVKGREAVLEVHAKNKPLADDVELKTIAQRTPGFSGADLENLLNEAALVAARTDKKKIDMESVEEAIDRTIAGPSKKSRVISEKEKNIVAHHEAGHTVVGVKLVNADMVHKVTIVPRGQAGGYAMMLPREDRYFMTKPELIDKIVGLLGGRVAEEVMFDEVSTGAHNDFQRATGIARKMVMEYGMSDKLGPVQFGNSQGEVFLGRDINSEQNYSEAIAHEIDMEVQRIIKEAYAYCKEILTEHKDKLELVAQMLIEYETLDAEQIYSLVEEGKMPENHHMIKKLNGESEEQQVDSDEQHKEDDASESDGETAESGDTSEVDKADQPTDTEDAGDRDEPSTDDDERK
- a CDS encoding type III pantothenate kinase, encoding MKLVMDIGNTTISIGLYKKQTRIAEWTVQTDYEKTVDEYGVLLGQLFMMNNLLTSEVKRIMVSSVVPPLDETIRQVCARYLAIEPVFVGPGVKTGLNISTENPREVGSDRIVNAVAALEHYTPPLIVVDFGTATTVCYVNAKRQYVGGVIAPGMSIAMDALYDKASKLPKIDLTATDSVIGRNTTDAMRSGYLYGYLGQMEGIVQRMKDEQGEATVVATGDHAVILGEHSRLIDHVHPHLTLDGLAILDERQP